In Daucus carota subsp. sativus chromosome 4, DH1 v3.0, whole genome shotgun sequence, one DNA window encodes the following:
- the LOC108216117 gene encoding uncharacterized protein LOC108216117: protein MWNPISKLGSGAANWFHKRVVDPLVLILKRGAEPKQLTLSAALGVTLGVFPICGVPLFLCGLAIAVLGSRCHAPTVMLSNFVATPLELSLVIPFLRFGEVVTGGPHFPLTSDALKKVLKGQASQEVFQSIFHALLGWLVATPIIFVASYVLFLPCFKILVHKFSPIPSSPKTPTLSLTDIKLKVRDV from the exons ATGTGGAATCCGATTAGCAAATTGGGATCAGGAGCTGCTAATTGGTTCCACAAGAGAGTTGTTGATCCTCTTGTTCTTATCCTCAAAAG GGGTGCTGAGCCAAAGCAATTGACACTCTCGGCTGCTCTTGGGGTCACTTTAGGAGTGTTTCCCATTTGTG GGGTTCCACTATTTCTTTGTGGGCTGGCCATTGCGGTGCTCGGATCTCGTTGCCATGCTCCAACGGTGATGCTTTCCAATTTTGTTGCTACTCCGCTTGAGCTGAG TTTGGTGATACCATTCTTACGTTTTGGGGAAGTTGTAACTGGTGGACCTCATTTTCCTTTGACCTCTGATGCCTTAAAGAAGGTATTAAAAGGACAGGCTTCACAAGAGGTTTTCCAAAGTATCTTTCATGCG CTTTTGGGATGGCTGGTTGCTACTCCCATCATATTTGTGGCATCGTATGTGCTGTTTTTACCCTGCTTTAAGATCTTGGTTCACAAGTTTAGTCCCATTCCTTCAAGCCCAAAGACGCCAACGTTGTCTCTAACAGATATCAAATTGAAGGTAAGAGATGTTTAA